Genomic window (Tardiphaga sp. vice304):
CCGCCCTCGTACCATTGCGCGCTGACGCGGCGTCGAAATCGAAACGCCCCGCGGCCATCACCGAGGCCACCGCGCCGCGCGAGGCCGGCGAGCCGATCATGGCGATCGTCTCGATCAAGACGCAGCACGTCACGTTCTACGATGCCGATGGCTGGATCCATCGTGCGCCGGTATCGACCGGCACCACGGGGCGCGAGACCCCGGCCGGCGTGTTTGCCATCCTGGAAAAAAACAAGGAGCACTACTCGAGCCTGTATGACGACGCCTTCATGCCGCACATGCAGCGCATCACCTGGAACGGCGTCGCCATTCATGGCGGGCCGCTGCCGGGCTACGCGGCCTCGCATGGCTGCGTCCGCATGCCGTTCGGCTTTGCCGGGAAGGTGTTCGACCGGACACGGATCGGCATGCGGGTGATCGTGTCGCCGAACGATGCTGCGCCCATCGACATTTCGCACCCGGCGTTGCTGGTGCCGAAGCCGGAAGCCATTGCCGCCGCGCCTGCGCGCGCCGAGACGCTGGCCCGCGAGGCCGCGGATGCGGCGAAGGCTGCCGACGAGGCGAAGCAGGCTGCGGCATCCGCTGCGCGCGAGGCGAAGGCGCTCGATGCATCGCTGAAGAAGCTGCAGGCGCAGAAGGCCCGCGCCGATCGCGACCTTGCCAATGCCGGGCAGGCGCTTGCCGCCGCCACGACCGACGAAGCGCGCGCGCGCGCAGGAGAACGGCAGCAGAAGGCGACGGCTGCGGTCGCAGAGGCAACGACGCAGCTCGACGCCGCCACCGACGCCGCGGCTGCGAGGCCAAGCGTCGCCGCTCTCAAGGAGACCGCGAAATCCGCCGCCACCCGCAAGGCCGATGCCGCCACCGCCCTGACCGATGCCAGGCTCGGGCTGGAGCCGGTGTCGATCTACATCAGCCGCGCCACGCAAAGGCTCTACGTGCGCCGCAACACCCACAAGCCGGCGCCGGACGGCGGCGGTGAGGTGTTCGATTTCAGCATCGAGGCGCCGATTGCGATCCGCGATCCCGACCGGCCGATCGGCACCCATGTGTTCACGGCGATGGCCAAGACCGAGACGGGCCTGCGCTGGAGCGCGGTCTCGATCGACGGCGCCGGCAGCGCAAAGGACGCCCTCGACCGCGTCACCCTCCCGCAGGACATTCTCGACCGCATCGCGCCGACCGCGGGGCCGCGCTCCTCGATCGTGATTTCCGACGAGCCGCTCAGCAAGGAAACCAACTACCGCACCGAGTTCGTCGCGGTGCTGGCCGACCAGCCGCAGGGCGGCTTCATTACCCGCAAGCCGACGCCGGTGATGGTGGCTGACCGCGACGCGCCGGACGATGGCTTCGACCTGTTCTCGCCGCGCAACTGGGGCTTCCAGCCGGAAGAACCGCGCCGCGGCCAGCCGATGCGCCAGGGCCCGCGCGGCTTCTGGTAGGCCGCGCGCTATTCGTTAGAGTCTGACTCATAATGAATTCGTTTGATTTCAGGCTTTTGCAAGCCGTCTTATAAGGACGCGAATGTGAGCGACGAACGCCCAGGCAACGGCGCTGGCGATTGTGGTCTCGAAGTCCTTTGCCAATCTGCGGCAGCGACCGAGCCATCCGAACGTTCGTTCGACGACCCATCGGCGCGGTAGGATTTCGAAGCCCTGCTCCCTGTCGGATCGTTTTATGATTTCTATCGTCCAATTGCCGATGCGCTTCAAAGCTTGACGCAGCTTATCTCCGGCATAGCCACCATCGGCAAAAATATGGCGCAGCCACGGATAGCGATAACGTATCGAAGCAAGAACGCACGGGGCACCATCACGGTCCTGAATGCTGGCTTCGTGCACGACCAGCCCGACCAAGTTTCCTTGCGTGTCGGTGACGATGTGGCGCTTGCGGCCCTTGATTTTCTTACCTGCATCATAGCCCCGGGGGCCGCCGCTTTCCGTGGTTTTCACCGACTGGCTGTCAATCACTCCGGCCGTTGGGCTCGCCTCTCGGCCAGCCGCCTCGCGCGAGGCCATCACGAGCGTGTAGTTCAGCGACGCAAACAGTCCGCCGCGCGACCACGCGTAGAAATAGCCCTGCACCGTCGAGTAGGGCGGGAAATCCTTGGGCAACTGCCGCCATTGGCAGCCGGTCGACGCAATATACAGGATCGCATCCATCACCGTTCGCATATCTGTCGCACGCGGGCGACCGAGCGCCGAAGCAGGCGGCAGAAGCGGCTCCATCACAAACCACTCGGCATCCGTCGTATCGCTTTCATATCGCAAGCTCGCCCGCCTATAGTGTCGGCGGGTGATTTCAGTCCAGACCATCGTGCTCTCCCTCGAATCTTCGCAAATCCGAAGGAATCACAACTGGCTGAAATCACTCAGCTTCTTTTTCAGTCAGCCTCTTAGAGATCAGGCCTGTGCGGCCTTCCAGTCGCGCTTGATCTTCTTGGCGAGTGACCATTTGTGTACTTCGGTCGGGCCGTCATAGATGCGGAAGGCGCGGATCTCGCGAAACGCCTGCTCGACGATGGTGTCGCCGGAGACGCCGTTGCCGCCCATCACCTGCACGCAGCGGTCGGCGATCCGCATCAGCGATTCCGACACCGCCACCTTGGCCATCGAGCTCTCGGCGGTACCGAGCGAGCCGCTGTCGAGCACGCCGGCGCACCAGTCGATCATCAGCTCGGATGCCTTGATGTCGATCAGGTTCTCCGCGAGCATGAAGCCGATGCCCTCGTGGTCGACCAGCGGCTTGCCGAAAGCGTGGCGGCGGCAGGCATAGTCGGTGGCGATCTGGTTGGCGCGGATCGCAAGGCCCAGCCAGCGCATGCAATGCGACAGCCGCGCCGGGCTGAGCCGGATCTGGGCATATTTGAAGCCGTCGCCCGGCGCGCCGAGCATCTGGTCGGCGGGCACCCGCAGATCCTCGATGGCGATTTCAGCGTGGCCGCCGGGCATCGAATTGTCGATCGTATCGAGGATCCGCAGCGTGCGGATCGCAGGGTCCGGCAGGTCGACCAGGAACAGGCAGGCGCCGTCGTCGGACTTCGCCATCACGATGCCGACCTTCGCGCCTTCCGCGCCGGTGATGAATTTCTTGGTGCCGTTGATGACCCAGTGGTTGCCGTCGAGCCGGCAGGTGGTCTGCATCATCGACGGATCGGAGCCGGCGCCGCCGCTCTCCGCAGGCTCGGTCATAAAGAACGCCGAGCGCGCGCGGCCGGACACCAGGTGCTCGAGGAAGCGCGTCTTCTGCTCAGGCGTCCCGACTTTGCCCAGCAAATACATGTTGCCCTCATCGGGCGCCATGGTGTTGCAGGCCAGTGGCCCCAGCGGCGACAGGCCGGAGGCGATCAGCGCAATGGCGGTCTCGCGCTGGGTCAGATGCGAGCCGTCTTGAAGAATATGCGGCGTCAGCACGCCGGCGATCCGCGCTTTGTCGCGCAGCTCCTGCACCAGTTCGTCCGACGGGCCATGCGCCCCGATCCGCGGATCCTTCTCGAAAGGAAACACCTCGGCGCGGATGAAGGCCTCGATCCTGGCGGCGATGGCGTCGGCTCGTTCGGTCATGGGGTTCCTCGGTAGGTCTGCGCCGTGGCGGCGTCTTTTTTTGTGGGGCGTCCGTGATGCGGGCCGGCTATTCCGCGGCCAACGCCGGCCGCACCTTCTTCTTCACGCGCTTGATGGTGCCGGAGAACGAGAACAGCTTGCGCTCGCCCGAGCGCAGCATGCCGCGCAGGAAGATCAGCGAGCCGCCGACGCGGGTCATCTCGCCGTCGCATTCGATCAACTCATCTTCCTTGGCCGCGTCGAGGAATTCACAGGCGAAGGAGACGGTGATGCCGGGGCCGGCGAGTTCGCGCGAGGCGAGCGCGAACAGGCAGTAATCGGCGAAGGTCATGTAGCAGCCGCCGTGGACGTTCTTCATGCCGTTGAGGTGGCGCGCCTCGACGCGGAAGGCGCAGCGCACGGTGCCGTCGGGCTGAACCTGGTGCCAGAACGGGCCGGACAGCGATTCGAAGGAATCCCGCTTCCAGGTGGTCCAGCCGGCGAATTCGCCCTCCGTGGCGGTAAAGGCGTCGGCATGGAACGGGATGGTGGCGTCGAGAGGCACATTCACGCGGCTGAACTCCTTGGATTGGCAGCTGAAAGTGGTTAAATCCGTTTCCATCGCCGGGCGCAAATGGCGCCTCCGGCGGCATTTTCCTTAAAGCCTTGGACAGGGTGGGCGCAGGGGGTAAAAGCCCTTTTCCCGCTGTTCCGTTCTTCCCCCGGGAGGAACCACCACGAACGCAGAGCTCCCATGAATCAGCCGAAAATCACCCCCGAACTCGTCGCCTCCCACGGCCTCAAGCCCGACGAGTACGAGCGCATCCTCAAGCTGATCGGGCGCGAGCCGTCGTTCACCGAGCTCGGCATCTTCTCGGCGATGTGGAACGAGCATTGCTCGTACAAGTCGTCGCGGCTGCATCTCAAGGGGCTGCCGACCAAGGCGCCGTGGGTGCTGCAGGGGCCGGGCGAGAACGCCGGCGTGATCGACATCGGCGACAACCAGGCCATCGTGTTCAAGATGGAGAGCCACAACCACCCGAGCTATATCGAGCCCTACCAGGGCGCGACCACCGGCGTCGGCGGCATTCTGCGCGACGTGTTCACGATGGGCGCAAGGCCGATCGCCTGCCTCAACGCCTTGAGCTTCGGCGCGCCGGAGCATCCGAAGACGAAGCATCTGGTGAGTGGCGTGGTGGCCGGCGTCGGCGGCTACGGCAATTCGTTCGGCGTGCCGACCGTCGGCGGCCAGATGCGCTTCCACACCCGCTATGACGGCAACAATTTGGTCAACGCGATGGCCGTCGGCCTCGCGGATGCCGACAAGATTTTTCTCGCGGCGGCGTCGGGCGTCAACATGCCGATCGTCTATCTCGGCTCCAAGACCGGCCGCGACGGCATCCATGGCGCGTCGATGGCCTCGGCCGAATTCGACGAGGATTCCGCCGAGAAGCGCCCGACCGTGCAGGTCGGCGACCCCTTTGCCGAAAAGCTGCTGCTGGAGGCCTGCCTCGAGATCATGGCCGCGGATTGCGTGATCGCGATCCAGGACATGGGCGCCGCGGGCCTGACCTGTTCCGCGGTCGAGATGGGCGCCAAGGGCGACCTCGGCGTCGAACTCAACCTCGACACCGTGCCGACGCGCGAAATGGGCATGAGCGCCTATGAGATGATGCTGTCGGAAAGCCAGGAGCGGATGCTCATGGTGCTGAAGCCGGAGAAGGAGAAGGAAGCCGAGGCGATCTTCCGGAAGTGGGGGCTGGATTTCGCGATCGTCGGCTACACCACGCCGACGATGCGCTTCGTCGTCAAGCACAATGGCGAGACCATGGTCGACCTGCCGATCAAGGAATTGGGCGACGAGGCGCCGCTGTACGACCGCCCGCACGTGCCGACGCCGGCGCAGCCGGTGATTCATGCGCGCGACATCGTTGCGCCGATGGGGATTGCCGACGCGCTGGAGAAGCTGATCGGCACGCCGGAGCTTTGTTCGAAGCGCTGGGTGTGGGAGCAGTACGACCATGTGATCGGCGGCAACACCGTGCAGCGCCCCGGCGGCGACGCTGCGGTGGTGCGCATCGAGGACGGCCCGAAGGGGCTGGCGATGACCGTCGACGTCACACCGCGCTATTGCGAGGCCGATCCGGTCGAGGGCGGCAAGCAGGCGGTGGCCGAAGCCTGGCGCAACATCACCGCGGTCGGCGGCCGTCCGATGGCGATCACCGACAATCTCAATTTCGGCAACCCGGAGCGGCCCGAGATCATGGGCCAGCTGGTCGGCTGCCTGAAGGGCATCGCGGAGGCCTGCATCGCGCTCGACTTCCCGATCGTGTCGGGCAACGTCTCGCTCTACAACGAGACCAACGGCCGCGGCATCCTGCCGACGCCCTCGATCGGCGGCGTAGGCGTGCTCGACGACTTCACCAAGTCGGC
Coding sequences:
- a CDS encoding IS5 family transposase, encoding MVWTEITRRHYRRASLRYESDTTDAEWFVMEPLLPPASALGRPRATDMRTVMDAILYIASTGCQWRQLPKDFPPYSTVQGYFYAWSRGGLFASLNYTLVMASREAAGREASPTAGVIDSQSVKTTESGGPRGYDAGKKIKGRKRHIVTDTQGNLVGLVVHEASIQDRDGAPCVLASIRYRYPWLRHIFADGGYAGDKLRQALKRIGNWTIEIIKRSDREQGFEILPRRWVVERTFGWLGRCRRLAKDFETTIASAVAWAFVAHIRVLIRRLAKA
- a CDS encoding PaaI family thioesterase: MNVPLDATIPFHADAFTATEGEFAGWTTWKRDSFESLSGPFWHQVQPDGTVRCAFRVEARHLNGMKNVHGGCYMTFADYCLFALASRELAGPGITVSFACEFLDAAKEDELIECDGEMTRVGGSLIFLRGMLRSGERKLFSFSGTIKRVKKKVRPALAAE
- the purL gene encoding phosphoribosylformylglycinamidine synthase subunit PurL; translation: MNQPKITPELVASHGLKPDEYERILKLIGREPSFTELGIFSAMWNEHCSYKSSRLHLKGLPTKAPWVLQGPGENAGVIDIGDNQAIVFKMESHNHPSYIEPYQGATTGVGGILRDVFTMGARPIACLNALSFGAPEHPKTKHLVSGVVAGVGGYGNSFGVPTVGGQMRFHTRYDGNNLVNAMAVGLADADKIFLAAASGVNMPIVYLGSKTGRDGIHGASMASAEFDEDSAEKRPTVQVGDPFAEKLLLEACLEIMAADCVIAIQDMGAAGLTCSAVEMGAKGDLGVELNLDTVPTREMGMSAYEMMLSESQERMLMVLKPEKEKEAEAIFRKWGLDFAIVGYTTPTMRFVVKHNGETMVDLPIKELGDEAPLYDRPHVPTPAQPVIHARDIVAPMGIADALEKLIGTPELCSKRWVWEQYDHVIGGNTVQRPGGDAAVVRIEDGPKGLAMTVDVTPRYCEADPVEGGKQAVAEAWRNITAVGGRPMAITDNLNFGNPERPEIMGQLVGCLKGIAEACIALDFPIVSGNVSLYNETNGRGILPTPSIGGVGVLDDFTKSATLAFKTQGDAILLIGATEGWLGQSVYLRDICGREEGAPPPVDLETEKRNGDVVRGMIHAGTATAVHDVSDGGLLIALAEMAIASGIGCKLDAAPEAIVPHAWWYGEDQARYIVTVRDEDLLTVLSKLKSVGVPCVQIGVTGGVEVVVAGERALHVKALEHAHEAWLPAYMGAKA
- a CDS encoding L,D-transpeptidase, whose amino-acid sequence is MIQRISTARPRGPIHRRGAPAIAILAVIAALVPLRADAASKSKRPAAITEATAPREAGEPIMAIVSIKTQHVTFYDADGWIHRAPVSTGTTGRETPAGVFAILEKNKEHYSSLYDDAFMPHMQRITWNGVAIHGGPLPGYAASHGCVRMPFGFAGKVFDRTRIGMRVIVSPNDAAPIDISHPALLVPKPEAIAAAPARAETLAREAADAAKAADEAKQAAASAAREAKALDASLKKLQAQKARADRDLANAGQALAAATTDEARARAGERQQKATAAVAEATTQLDAATDAAAARPSVAALKETAKSAATRKADAATALTDARLGLEPVSIYISRATQRLYVRRNTHKPAPDGGGEVFDFSIEAPIAIRDPDRPIGTHVFTAMAKTETGLRWSAVSIDGAGSAKDALDRVTLPQDILDRIAPTAGPRSSIVISDEPLSKETNYRTEFVAVLADQPQGGFITRKPTPVMVADRDAPDDGFDLFSPRNWGFQPEEPRRGQPMRQGPRGFW
- a CDS encoding acyl-CoA dehydrogenase family protein, producing the protein MTERADAIAARIEAFIRAEVFPFEKDPRIGAHGPSDELVQELRDKARIAGVLTPHILQDGSHLTQRETAIALIASGLSPLGPLACNTMAPDEGNMYLLGKVGTPEQKTRFLEHLVSGRARSAFFMTEPAESGGAGSDPSMMQTTCRLDGNHWVINGTKKFITGAEGAKVGIVMAKSDDGACLFLVDLPDPAIRTLRILDTIDNSMPGGHAEIAIEDLRVPADQMLGAPGDGFKYAQIRLSPARLSHCMRWLGLAIRANQIATDYACRRHAFGKPLVDHEGIGFMLAENLIDIKASELMIDWCAGVLDSGSLGTAESSMAKVAVSESLMRIADRCVQVMGGNGVSGDTIVEQAFREIRAFRIYDGPTEVHKWSLAKKIKRDWKAAQA